Proteins from one Chroococcidiopsis sp. CCMEE 29 genomic window:
- a CDS encoding histidine kinase, with protein sequence MSLSNEEKRQIMDQLAQGKPGLVNQEPPRNTQDDQVNAEDYENFDDFAQRSVRDGIPQNHTNGNLIEQVREQIKAELQQAKETGQLRSGRIREIVQAAISQVGTEIKAGSSDVRLIFRDTVSAVSESLQEKGSEIKEEVTAAVEGFIEGFSSGRRQSITKNQSEVKQLQAQIDTQEEELQQEIDRLIIDVEEAGKESPPKLKELIADSINSFKNSEEFALLKKRYAQLQAQAAILRANLAARYGGRYEEIKENLEEAKNWYSRTRSKTDVVVDQADQKRSQLDERLREAAEAIARKERQIRNILSELLKAAADLVREKDTPNK encoded by the coding sequence GTGTCTTTAAGTAACGAAGAGAAGCGCCAAATCATGGACCAGTTGGCACAAGGAAAGCCCGGATTAGTCAATCAGGAGCCACCTCGTAATACGCAGGATGACCAAGTTAATGCGGAGGATTACGAAAATTTTGATGATTTTGCTCAACGCTCTGTTCGAGATGGAATTCCACAAAACCATACTAATGGAAACTTGATTGAGCAAGTCAGAGAGCAGATTAAAGCAGAGCTTCAGCAAGCTAAAGAAACAGGTCAGTTAAGATCTGGACGAATTCGAGAGATTGTGCAAGCTGCTATATCTCAGGTCGGTACAGAAATTAAAGCAGGCTCTAGCGATGTCCGCTTAATTTTCAGAGATACTGTATCAGCAGTGAGTGAAAGTTTGCAAGAAAAGGGTAGCGAAATCAAAGAAGAAGTTACTGCTGCGGTTGAGGGGTTCATTGAAGGTTTTAGTAGCGGCAGACGGCAATCTATCACTAAAAATCAGTCAGAAGTTAAACAGCTCCAGGCACAAATAGACACGCAAGAAGAAGAACTCCAACAAGAAATTGACAGACTGATAATTGATGTAGAAGAGGCAGGTAAGGAGTCTCCTCCCAAGCTCAAAGAATTGATTGCAGATTCAATTAATTCTTTCAAGAATAGTGAAGAATTTGCCTTGCTGAAGAAGCGCTATGCCCAACTGCAAGCACAAGCAGCGATTCTGCGAGCTAACTTAGCGGCACGCTATGGCGGGCGATACGAGGAAATTAAGGAAAATTTGGAGGAAGCTAAGAATTGGTACAGCCGCACTCGTAGTAAAACTGATGTAGTAGTCGATCAAGCTGACCAAAAGCGATCGCAACTAGATGAAAGACTGCGGGAAGCTGCGGAAGCGATCGCTAGGAAAGAACGCCAAATCCGAAATATTTTGAGTGAGTTACTGAAAGCAGCTGCTGATCTGGTGCGAGAAAAAGATACCCCCAACAAATAA
- a CDS encoding DUF72 domain-containing protein, with the protein MNFRLGCAVWSYKGWVGDFYPSGSRPIEFLHLYSQRLTTVEGNTTFYAVPDRDTVARWVAETPPGFEFCLKLPRDLTHQGRLQPSIPGALSFLAQMRDLGDRLGPIFAQLPPRYSPTLLDDLTAFLSAWPHSEAPLALEVRHPDWFREPYTSQLTTVLEQLGVGRVLLDSRPIYSGPDEPQIASERRKPKLPLQLSVTAPFSLIRFISHPQREFNQTFLEEWIAFVDHWLRQGTRLYFFVHCPIEARSPGTARYFQQMLVQQGISVPPLPWSNIQQSPDQLSLF; encoded by the coding sequence ATGAACTTCCGTCTCGGTTGCGCTGTTTGGTCATACAAAGGTTGGGTCGGCGATTTTTATCCGTCTGGAAGTCGTCCAATCGAATTTCTGCATCTTTATAGCCAGCGCCTCACCACGGTTGAAGGTAACACTACTTTCTACGCCGTCCCTGATCGGGATACTGTAGCGCGATGGGTGGCAGAAACACCGCCGGGTTTCGAATTTTGCCTCAAGTTGCCGCGAGATTTGACCCACCAAGGACGGCTACAGCCATCTATTCCGGGTGCTTTAAGTTTCCTGGCACAGATGCGCGATTTAGGCGATCGGCTGGGACCCATCTTTGCTCAACTGCCACCTCGTTACAGCCCCACTTTACTAGATGACCTCACCGCCTTTCTCAGCGCTTGGCCTCATAGTGAAGCACCACTGGCATTAGAAGTCCGTCATCCTGACTGGTTCCGGGAACCTTATACTAGTCAACTCACAACTGTACTGGAACAGCTAGGCGTTGGTCGGGTTTTGCTAGATAGCCGTCCCATCTACAGTGGTCCAGACGAGCCACAGATAGCTTCTGAGCGACGTAAACCCAAGCTCCCTCTGCAATTGAGTGTCACTGCACCGTTTAGTTTGATTCGCTTCATTAGCCATCCTCAGCGGGAATTTAATCAAACTTTTTTAGAAGAATGGATTGCCTTTGTTGACCACTGGCTACGTCAGGGGACGCGCCTTTATTTCTTTGTTCATTGCCCAATCGAAGCGCGATCGCCTGGCACGGCTCGTTACTTTCAACAGATGTTAGTACAGCAAGGTATTTCTGTGCCGCCCCTCCCCTGGAGCAACATTCAGCAATCTCCTGACCAACTCAGTTTGTTCTGA
- a CDS encoding pentapeptide repeat-containing protein, producing MKDLDHYFRVLGLEPGASPEEVNQAYKDLAFIWHPDRIPQDNERLQQKAQEKLKEINQARDKLRSMRSSSRNPNTQSPPSPKPAPPRQPQKPPQPHYYSASQAQYQGKKPNSDLSGADLRGAFLKEKDLSGRNLSNADLSNANLSDAFLHKVNLQGANLYRANLFRANLLQSNLSQANLQEANLIGADLSGADLSEADLRGAKVGTKDRLMVKLTGAILTRTIMPDGTIHP from the coding sequence ATGAAAGATCTAGACCACTACTTTAGAGTACTTGGGCTTGAGCCTGGAGCGTCACCGGAAGAAGTGAACCAGGCTTATAAAGATTTAGCTTTTATTTGGCACCCTGATCGCATCCCTCAAGACAATGAAAGGCTACAGCAAAAGGCTCAAGAAAAGCTCAAGGAAATTAATCAGGCACGTGACAAATTGCGGTCAATGCGATCTAGTAGTCGCAACCCCAATACCCAATCACCTCCATCACCAAAACCAGCACCCCCACGCCAACCCCAAAAGCCACCCCAACCGCACTATTACTCTGCCTCTCAAGCTCAATATCAAGGCAAAAAGCCAAATTCCGATCTGAGTGGAGCTGACTTGCGTGGAGCTTTTCTGAAAGAAAAAGACTTATCAGGAAGAAATCTGAGCAACGCCGATCTAAGTAATGCTAACCTCAGCGATGCTTTTCTGCATAAGGTCAATTTGCAGGGAGCAAATCTTTACAGAGCAAATTTGTTTAGAGCCAACTTACTGCAATCAAATCTGAGTCAGGCTAATTTGCAGGAGGCGAACTTAATTGGAGCTGACTTAAGTGGAGCTGACTTAAGCGAAGCCGATTTGAGGGGAGCCAAGGTTGGAACAAAAGACCGCCTCATGGTCAAACTGACCGGAGCAATTTTAACGAGGACAATTATGCCTGATGGGACAATTCACCCCTAG
- a CDS encoding DUF3891 family protein gives MIVNQDEQGWEIIYHRAHALLAAQIAAHWNRKDTPVRLIETVAAISHHDDLEREWEEKNLTPAGAPLDFTLDKNTDLQKLRKLITGARYRGRWVAMLTSMHTSFLNEGKRGESAELDSFLDEQLEMQKQLRKGLQINKQEAEQAYAFMQWCDRLSLILCQRQLPVGERALEISKGPNGKRYDVLQLSDERITVTPWPFEEEDLTVNVEAAYLSQVQFDSSTALAEALQTAPIKTLKWTFAKA, from the coding sequence GTGATTGTTAACCAAGACGAGCAGGGTTGGGAAATTATCTACCATCGTGCCCATGCACTGCTTGCAGCTCAAATAGCGGCACACTGGAACCGTAAAGATACCCCTGTTCGCTTGATCGAGACAGTGGCGGCGATTTCCCATCACGATGACCTCGAACGCGAATGGGAAGAGAAGAATCTTACCCCAGCTGGCGCACCGTTGGACTTTACCCTCGACAAAAACACTGATTTGCAAAAGCTGAGAAAACTGATAACAGGTGCTCGCTACCGGGGACGGTGGGTGGCAATGTTGACTTCTATGCATACAAGCTTTCTGAATGAAGGCAAGCGGGGAGAGTCAGCTGAACTAGACAGCTTTTTGGACGAGCAACTAGAGATGCAAAAGCAATTGAGAAAAGGATTGCAGATTAACAAGCAGGAGGCTGAGCAAGCTTATGCGTTCATGCAGTGGTGCGATCGCCTCTCTTTGATCCTATGCCAGCGCCAATTACCAGTAGGTGAGCGAGCCTTAGAAATTAGTAAGGGACCAAACGGCAAGCGCTATGACGTGCTCCAGCTCAGTGATGAACGAATAACCGTCACACCCTGGCCGTTTGAAGAGGAAGACCTCACTGTCAACGTTGAAGCTGCGTACCTGTCTCAAGTGCAATTTGATAGTAGCACTGCCCTTGCAGAAGCACTGCAAACTGCACCCATTAAAACTTTAAAGTGGACGTTTGCCAAGGCTTGA
- a CDS encoding thioesterase family protein — MDVCQGLIDSDVEVSPKNWFEYSVRVQPHHTDYAGIAWHGSYIAWMEEARVECLRSIGIEFAQLVALGCDLPVVELSVRYHRQIQLGRLAIVRTRMANLSGVRIPWDYQIQSPDGQELYVTARVTLVAVDREKGKIMRRLPPAMEHALAPLANISGD, encoded by the coding sequence GTGGACGTTTGCCAAGGCTTGATAGATTCAGACGTGGAAGTATCACCTAAGAATTGGTTTGAATATTCAGTCCGGGTGCAACCTCATCACACTGACTATGCAGGTATTGCTTGGCATGGTTCTTATATAGCGTGGATGGAAGAGGCGCGGGTGGAATGTTTACGCTCAATTGGGATTGAGTTTGCACAGCTAGTCGCGTTAGGGTGCGATTTACCAGTAGTAGAGCTTTCTGTGCGCTACCACCGGCAAATTCAACTGGGTAGGTTAGCTATAGTCAGGACGCGCATGGCAAACTTAAGCGGTGTTCGGATTCCCTGGGATTATCAAATTCAATCTCCAGATGGGCAAGAACTGTATGTGACGGCGCGGGTAACATTGGTAGCAGTTGATCGAGAAAAAGGCAAGATTATGCGTCGGTTGCCCCCAGCAATGGAGCATGCTTTGGCTCCTCTTGCCAATATATCTGGTGATTAA
- a CDS encoding pyridoxamine 5'-phosphate oxidase family protein, with protein sequence MDEYTDQNESIKKLHELIKDIRFAMLTTVEEDGTLRSRPMATQEFEFDGNLWFFTNANAPKVDEVKHDQHVNLSYAEPDKQKYVSVSGKAQLVRDRHKIEELWNPIYKAWFPQGLDDPNLSLLKVSVDKAEYWDSPSSQVVRLFGFVKAAVTGKPISNAGENEKIKAPFPRQSS encoded by the coding sequence ATGGATGAGTACACAGACCAAAACGAAAGTATCAAGAAGCTGCATGAACTGATTAAAGATATCAGATTTGCAATGCTGACGACTGTTGAAGAAGATGGTACGTTACGCAGCCGTCCGATGGCAACTCAGGAATTCGAGTTCGATGGCAACCTTTGGTTTTTTACAAATGCTAACGCGCCTAAAGTTGACGAAGTAAAGCACGATCAGCACGTTAATCTCAGCTATGCTGAGCCGGATAAACAAAAGTATGTTTCGGTTTCGGGCAAAGCCCAACTTGTACGCGATCGCCACAAAATAGAAGAACTCTGGAATCCAATTTACAAAGCTTGGTTTCCCCAAGGTTTAGATGACCCCAACCTATCACTGCTGAAGGTGAGCGTTGACAAAGCAGAATATTGGGATTCGCCTTCGAGTCAAGTCGTGCGTCTTTTTGGATTTGTGAAAGCAGCTGTTACAGGTAAGCCTATTAGTAACGCTGGTGAGAACGAGAAGATTAAAGCTCCATTTCCTAGGCAAAGCAGTTGA
- the hemW gene encoding radical SAM family heme chaperone HemW, translating to MLVNLYSAQEAIALGIPSSAYVHIPFCRRRCYYCDFPISVVGERLHGDSSGTISQYVEALCQEIAITPALGQPLKTVFFGGGTPSLLSINQLNHILDALNQRFGISADAEISMEMDPGTFSLEQLQGYRAAGVNRVSLGVQAFQPELLQVCGRSHTVADIWAAVEIVRQVGVPNFSLDLISGLPRQTLEQWQESLEAAVAIAPTHISIYDLTIEPGTAFGRYYQPGVQPLPTDDTTVQMYRQARQVLITTAGYEHYEISNYAQPGHQCRHNRVYWENRSYYGFGMGATSYVEEKRFTRPRKTKEYYQWVQNLIAVGGLLDHPQTLPDEVLLETLMLGLRLKEGVSILTLTQQFGEATLGKIWQCLQPYHRQGWVEILGTEEKATFVPNASYIPTSGQLRLTDPEGFLFSNVVLAALFGRLS from the coding sequence GTGTTAGTTAACTTATATTCAGCCCAGGAAGCAATAGCTCTGGGCATTCCTAGTTCCGCTTATGTACATATTCCCTTTTGTCGTCGGCGGTGCTATTACTGTGATTTCCCAATTTCGGTTGTGGGCGAGCGCCTTCATGGTGACTCCTCTGGCACTATTTCCCAGTACGTTGAAGCTTTATGCCAAGAAATTGCTATCACCCCAGCACTAGGGCAACCGTTAAAAACAGTGTTCTTTGGTGGTGGCACACCTTCGTTGCTATCTATAAACCAACTGAATCATATACTCGATGCCCTAAATCAAAGGTTTGGGATCTCAGCGGATGCAGAAATTTCAATGGAAATGGACCCTGGCACGTTCAGTTTAGAACAGTTGCAGGGATACCGCGCAGCCGGGGTAAATAGAGTAAGTTTAGGCGTGCAGGCGTTTCAGCCAGAATTGTTGCAAGTTTGTGGGCGATCGCATACCGTTGCTGATATCTGGGCAGCAGTAGAGATTGTTCGCCAAGTGGGAGTGCCAAATTTCAGCCTGGATTTGATTTCTGGACTGCCGCGTCAAACCCTGGAACAGTGGCAGGAATCTCTGGAGGCAGCAGTGGCGATCGCTCCTACCCATATCTCTATTTACGACCTCACCATCGAGCCTGGCACTGCCTTTGGTCGTTACTATCAACCCGGTGTTCAACCTTTGCCCACCGATGACACCACAGTACAGATGTACCGTCAGGCAAGACAAGTTCTCATCACAACTGCAGGCTACGAGCACTACGAAATTTCGAACTATGCCCAACCAGGACATCAGTGTCGTCATAACCGGGTTTACTGGGAAAACCGCTCTTATTATGGCTTTGGCATGGGAGCGACAAGCTATGTTGAAGAGAAAAGATTTACCCGACCCCGCAAGACGAAAGAATATTACCAGTGGGTGCAAAACTTAATTGCGGTAGGTGGCTTATTGGATCATCCTCAAACACTGCCAGATGAAGTGCTGCTAGAGACGCTGATGCTAGGGTTACGGCTTAAAGAGGGTGTAAGCATATTAACCTTGACTCAGCAATTTGGGGAAGCAACGCTGGGAAAGATTTGGCAGTGTTTGCAACCCTACCATCGCCAAGGTTGGGTGGAAATTTTGGGAACCGAGGAGAAAGCGACGTTCGTACCGAATGCTAGTTACATCCCAACATCTGGGCAACTGAGGTTAACCGATCCGGAAGGATTCTTATTTTCTAATGTTGTTTTGGCAGCGCTGTTTGGTCGGTTGAGTTAA
- a CDS encoding PIN/TRAM domain-containing protein, with protein MLDAIIIISFIIAGAGIGFYSIELLPSGVQQQVTNTDALRIVFAGFGFLIGGAVGLSFQTTYRRLEAQVREMPVDVLLTRAIGLVIGLLIANLMLAPLFLLPIPADFGFIKPLVAVLGSVMFAFSGINLADTHGRTFLRLINPHTVETMLLAEGTLKPAATKVLDTSCIIDGRLEGLLDTGFMEGQILVPQFVLQELQQLADGAKDLKRVRGRRGLEILNRIKVAYPERILINPIDYEDVPTVDAKLVRFAQEINGTLLTNDYNLSQVASVQKVPVLNINDLVNAVRPTYLPGDNLDLKILKEGKEPSQGIGYLEDGTMVVVEDGSSYVGGEIRVVVTSALQTSAGRMIFARPQASAFA; from the coding sequence ATGCTTGATGCAATCATTATTATCTCATTTATCATAGCAGGAGCGGGCATCGGCTTCTATAGTATTGAGCTGCTACCATCAGGAGTGCAGCAGCAAGTTACGAATACAGATGCTTTACGCATAGTCTTTGCCGGTTTTGGCTTCCTGATTGGGGGTGCTGTTGGGCTGAGTTTCCAGACGACCTATCGTCGCCTTGAAGCCCAAGTCCGCGAAATGCCGGTAGATGTCCTATTAACTCGTGCAATTGGCTTGGTAATCGGGCTATTAATAGCAAACCTAATGTTGGCTCCGCTGTTCTTATTGCCTATTCCAGCAGATTTTGGCTTTATTAAGCCATTAGTTGCAGTTTTAGGAAGTGTGATGTTTGCCTTCTCTGGCATTAACCTGGCTGATACCCATGGGCGGACTTTCTTGCGGCTAATTAATCCCCACACTGTGGAAACGATGTTACTGGCAGAAGGTACGCTCAAGCCTGCTGCCACTAAAGTTTTAGACACTAGCTGCATCATCGATGGTCGGCTTGAGGGGTTACTAGATACAGGATTTATGGAAGGGCAAATTCTAGTGCCACAGTTTGTGTTGCAGGAACTGCAACAATTAGCAGATGGTGCCAAAGATCTGAAGCGGGTGCGGGGACGGCGAGGACTGGAAATTCTCAACCGCATTAAGGTAGCTTACCCAGAACGCATCCTGATTAATCCCATTGACTACGAAGATGTACCGACGGTCGATGCCAAATTAGTGCGATTCGCCCAAGAAATCAACGGCACTTTGCTAACGAATGACTACAACTTGTCTCAAGTTGCCAGTGTACAGAAAGTGCCTGTGTTGAATATTAACGATTTGGTTAACGCAGTTCGTCCGACCTATCTGCCAGGTGACAACCTTGATCTGAAGATTCTCAAGGAAGGCAAAGAACCTAGCCAAGGTATAGGTTACTTGGAGGATGGCACGATGGTTGTAGTCGAGGATGGCAGTAGTTATGTCGGTGGTGAAATCCGGGTAGTGGTGACGAGTGCTTTGCAAACTTCAGCAGGGAGAATGATTTTTGCTAGACCCCAAGCTTCTGCCTTTGCTTGA
- a CDS encoding type II toxin-antitoxin system YhaV family toxin has product MIRNGWRLYFIKRLFGKQRRDLQAKVRQLKQTLPVADYYSHATVKLYTAIMVAIKEKIPEDPFASQFVLQGLLKKYGRVKKMGLPDRYRLFFRALQTPDHKAIFILWLGYPRKAGDKNDCYQTFTKMIEKGEFPDSFDDLLLNSDQDEP; this is encoded by the coding sequence TTGATTCGTAATGGCTGGCGGCTCTACTTCATCAAACGGCTGTTTGGTAAACAACGCCGGGACTTACAAGCAAAAGTGCGCCAGTTGAAACAAACCTTGCCTGTCGCGGACTACTATAGCCACGCTACGGTGAAGTTATACACCGCAATCATGGTTGCCATTAAAGAGAAGATCCCTGAAGACCCTTTTGCCAGTCAATTCGTCCTGCAAGGTTTGCTCAAAAAGTATGGACGAGTAAAAAAAATGGGACTACCCGACCGTTATCGCCTTTTCTTTCGTGCCTTGCAAACACCAGACCACAAAGCGATTTTCATCCTCTGGTTAGGCTATCCACGTAAAGCAGGAGACAAAAATGATTGTTATCAGACTTTTACAAAAATGATTGAAAAAGGAGAATTCCCTGACTCCTTTGATGATTTGCTGTTGAATAGCGACCAAGATGAACCCTAA
- a CDS encoding VWA domain-containing protein, translating into MKVSLQLVLNDANLDATKPNSQRQMAISISAIADRIDRSVPLNLCLILDHSGSMKGRPLETVKQAAQGLVDRLAPGDRLSVVVFDHRAKVLVPNQAINNPDQIKQQIERLAAGGGTSIDEGLRLGIEEMGKGKKEAISQAFLLTDGENEHGDNNRCLKFAELAAGYNLTLNTLGFGDYWNQDILEKIADAGGGSLSYIQQPAQAVEEFGRLFNRIQAVGLTNAYLLLSLMPKVRLAELKPIAQVAPDTIELPAQQEADGRFSVRLGDLMKDVERVVLVNLYAGQLPEGRQTIAYVQVRYDNPALNQSGLLSEDIPVEVNMMRVYQPDANPQVQQHILALAKYRQTQLAEAKLQQGDRAGAATMLQTAAKTALQMGDKGAATVLQTSATRLQSGEELSEADRKKTRIVSKTILQDD; encoded by the coding sequence ATGAAGGTTAGCTTGCAGCTTGTTCTCAATGATGCCAATTTAGATGCGACTAAACCAAATAGTCAACGTCAGATGGCGATTTCAATTTCGGCGATCGCCGACAGGATTGATCGGAGTGTTCCACTGAATTTGTGCTTGATTCTCGATCATAGTGGCTCGATGAAAGGACGACCGTTAGAAACGGTCAAACAAGCGGCTCAGGGTTTGGTTGACCGGCTGGCACCAGGCGATCGCCTCTCAGTTGTAGTTTTCGATCATCGAGCCAAGGTCTTAGTCCCCAATCAAGCGATCAACAACCCAGACCAGATTAAACAGCAAATTGAACGGCTTGCCGCTGGGGGTGGCACCTCAATTGATGAAGGGCTGCGCTTAGGAATTGAGGAAATGGGAAAAGGCAAAAAAGAAGCAATTTCTCAAGCTTTCCTCTTGACTGACGGCGAGAACGAACACGGCGACAACAACCGCTGCCTTAAATTTGCTGAACTAGCTGCTGGCTATAACTTGACGCTGAATACACTCGGATTTGGTGATTACTGGAACCAAGATATTTTGGAAAAAATTGCCGATGCTGGGGGTGGCAGTTTATCTTACATTCAACAGCCTGCTCAGGCAGTAGAAGAGTTTGGTCGCCTGTTCAACCGCATTCAGGCAGTGGGATTAACCAATGCCTACCTCCTACTTTCTCTGATGCCCAAAGTACGGCTAGCGGAACTCAAACCGATCGCGCAAGTTGCACCCGATACAATTGAACTGCCAGCTCAACAAGAGGCTGATGGACGATTCTCTGTGCGGCTGGGAGACTTGATGAAGGATGTCGAGCGAGTGGTGTTAGTGAACCTTTATGCGGGTCAGTTACCAGAAGGAAGACAAACAATCGCCTATGTGCAAGTACGCTACGACAATCCAGCTTTAAACCAGTCTGGCTTACTTTCAGAAGATATCCCAGTTGAGGTAAACATGATGCGGGTTTATCAACCTGATGCCAACCCGCAAGTGCAACAACATATCTTGGCATTAGCTAAGTATCGGCAAACTCAGCTCGCCGAGGCGAAGTTGCAACAGGGCGATCGCGCGGGTGCGGCAACAATGCTGCAAACGGCGGCAAAAACGGCACTACAAATGGGAGACAAAGGAGCAGCCACCGTACTGCAAACAAGTGCTACCCGTCTCCAGTCAGGAGAAGAACTCTCAGAAGCAGATCGCAAGAAAACACGGATTGTTTCTAAAACTATCCTGCAGGATGATTAG
- a CDS encoding ATP-dependent Clp protease proteolytic subunit codes for MDSPIKAVQAPYYGDSSYRTPPPDLPSLLLNERIVYLGMPLVPAVTELLVAELLYLQSEDPDKPIKIYINSTGTSSYNGEPIGFETEAFAIYDTMKYIKPPIHTICIGSAMGMAAVLLAAGTKGCRASLPHATIVLHQPKSYAQGQATDIQIRANEVLANRATMIDLLSRTTGQPLEKIVKDMDRLFYLSPYQAKEYGLIDRVLEKEDLAHPPLPAGVL; via the coding sequence ATGGACTCACCCATCAAGGCTGTTCAAGCTCCCTACTATGGCGATAGCTCTTACCGCACACCTCCTCCAGACCTACCGTCTTTATTATTAAATGAGCGGATTGTCTATTTAGGTATGCCACTGGTGCCAGCTGTCACCGAGTTGCTCGTCGCCGAGCTGCTGTATTTGCAGTCTGAAGACCCGGATAAACCAATCAAAATCTACATTAATTCTACCGGCACCTCTAGTTACAATGGCGAACCAATTGGCTTTGAAACCGAAGCCTTCGCCATCTATGACACGATGAAATACATCAAGCCGCCCATCCATACCATCTGCATTGGCTCAGCAATGGGTATGGCAGCGGTGCTGCTCGCCGCTGGCACCAAAGGTTGCCGCGCCAGTTTGCCCCATGCCACGATTGTCCTGCATCAGCCCAAGAGCTATGCCCAAGGTCAAGCAACGGATATTCAAATCCGGGCAAACGAAGTTCTGGCAAATAGGGCGACGATGATTGACCTTCTGTCTCGCACCACCGGACAGCCTTTAGAGAAAATTGTCAAGGATATGGATCGGCTGTTCTACCTGTCTCCTTATCAAGCGAAGGAATATGGGCTGATTGACCGAGTTTTGGAAAAAGAAGACTTAGCCCATCCTCCACTACCAGCCGGAGTCCTCTAA
- a CDS encoding ATP-dependent Clp protease proteolytic subunit, which produces MPIGVPKVPYRMPGEQFTQWIDIYNRLYRERIIFLGRDVDDEIANQIIAVMLYLDSEDPGKDIYLYINSPGGMVTSGMAIYDTMQHIKSDVVTICVGLAASMGSFLLAAGTKGKRLALPHSRIMIHQPSGGTRGQATDIEIEAREILRIRQQLNQIYADNTGQPLSKIEKDMDRDFFMSAEQAKEYGLIDRVIEERP; this is translated from the coding sequence ATGCCTATTGGCGTTCCTAAAGTTCCCTACCGCATGCCAGGGGAACAATTTACTCAATGGATTGATATCTACAATCGTCTCTACCGGGAACGCATCATATTTCTAGGGCGAGATGTTGATGATGAAATTGCCAACCAGATCATTGCTGTAATGCTGTATCTGGACTCAGAAGATCCAGGGAAAGACATCTATCTGTACATCAATTCTCCCGGTGGTATGGTTACGTCTGGCATGGCGATTTATGACACCATGCAGCACATTAAATCAGATGTCGTCACGATTTGTGTTGGTCTAGCAGCCTCAATGGGTTCGTTCTTGTTGGCAGCTGGGACCAAAGGGAAACGCTTAGCGCTGCCCCACTCACGGATTATGATTCACCAACCTTCTGGTGGCACTCGTGGGCAAGCGACAGACATCGAGATTGAAGCAAGAGAAATTCTGCGGATTCGGCAACAGCTAAATCAAATCTACGCAGATAATACGGGTCAGCCTCTGTCAAAGATTGAGAAAGACATGGATCGTGACTTTTTCATGTCAGCAGAGCAAGCTAAGGAATACGGTTTGATCGACCGTGTAATTGAGGAACGCCCTTAG
- a CDS encoding DnaJ domain-containing protein: protein MELADCYQLLGLKSGASVDEVKAAYRYLARQYHPDFNPDDRQAREKFIALTEAYKLLISLVQPAQNEEPSKQQVSSRQPLTIKVKPKEKPTPNSPLLSESEKQLKRSSYLELQQLLKYKRFPKAIALIEGLAKRLPQDREVRQWQAIAYQRWGSYLITEKQLDKARIYLKKALKTDPHNKSLWTAVERDFRRMEKIY, encoded by the coding sequence ATGGAGCTTGCAGATTGCTATCAATTATTAGGATTAAAGTCGGGAGCCTCGGTTGACGAAGTTAAAGCGGCTTACCGATATTTAGCACGGCAATATCATCCCGACTTCAACCCAGATGATCGACAAGCTAGGGAAAAATTTATTGCGTTGACCGAGGCATACAAGCTGCTGATAAGCTTAGTGCAGCCAGCCCAGAATGAGGAACCAAGCAAGCAGCAAGTATCTAGTCGCCAACCCTTAACAATTAAGGTAAAACCTAAGGAAAAGCCAACTCCCAACTCACCCTTGCTGTCGGAAAGTGAAAAACAGCTAAAGAGAAGTTCTTATCTTGAGTTGCAGCAATTATTGAAATATAAGCGATTCCCCAAAGCGATCGCCCTGATAGAAGGTTTAGCAAAACGCTTGCCCCAAGATCGAGAAGTACGCCAGTGGCAAGCGATCGCCTATCAGCGGTGGGGAAGTTACTTGATTACAGAAAAACAGCTGGATAAAGCAAGAATTTATCTAAAGAAAGCCCTGAAGACAGACCCCCACAACAAGTCTCTCTGGACTGCGGTGGAACGAGATTTCCGCCGGATGGAAAAGATATATTAA
- a CDS encoding MoaD/ThiS family protein: MAEFTVTITVKLFAAYQEAYGVSELVVEFPTETPVAAVRDRLIDEHPELAQWRDLTRFGINLQFVEPDTLLQDGDEVVLIPPVSGG, encoded by the coding sequence ATGGCTGAGTTTACGGTTACGATAACAGTTAAGCTGTTCGCTGCCTATCAAGAAGCCTATGGCGTGTCGGAATTGGTAGTTGAGTTTCCAACAGAAACACCTGTGGCAGCAGTACGCGATCGGCTGATTGACGAACATCCAGAACTTGCCCAATGGCGCGACCTTACTCGCTTTGGCATCAACCTCCAATTTGTAGAACCAGATACTCTTCTGCAAGACGGTGATGAAGTGGTGCTAATTCCACCCGTCAGCGGTGGCTAA